The Canis aureus isolate CA01 chromosome 6, VMU_Caureus_v.1.0, whole genome shotgun sequence genome contains the following window.
AGGTTGGAGATCAGATTTGTTGGTGGTTCATCTCATAGCCAGTTGTGGAAGACAGTGGAGGAGCTCACTCAGGACCCTGGCTGCAGGAGCACAGTGTGCATGTGCAGATTCAAGAGGAGGATGCCACGTGCACACCACAGATGCCAGACAGGTCCAGGGAGTCTCACACAGTTATCTGTCCTTATGCATGTACAATGCACATACTGCTAGTGGTAACAAAAGCATGTTTGGGAAAGGGAAATTGGTTCAGTGGAGTGAGGATCTTGAGATACTGCAGACTTCTGAAGTACTATCTGGCCCATTCGAGAAAATTAAATCTGTGAGGAGTAATGTTGAGTCAGCCAGGAGATACAGAGCCATCAAGAGGAGAGGTGGCTGGAGGCTTCGCTGCTAGGACTAGTGTCCTCCATTCTGGGCCTCCGTTTACTCTCTGGGGACAAGATAATACGTAAGGGTTAAGCTTTAGGAGAATAAGGGTAACTGGCTAGCTTCACCCATTGTcttctgtgtaccaggcactgccTAGATGCATGAACTTCTGTCCAACTCCCTGCAGCCTCAGGAGTTTGATATGTtacctcccattttacagaagaaaccaGTACACGGAGGGGTTAAGTCCCTTTACTTAAGGTCATGCAGTTGGTAAGCAGCAAGACCAGGGTATGGGCCCAGTGTCTGCAGAGTCCTTGCCGTTAACCTCAGACCAAGCCTGTGCTGTTGCATGTGGCTGCTCCTAATTGAAGGGTGCCTTAAGCACACTGGGTTTTAAAGatgtatgaaaaaaagaatgtagaatatctcaatattatttatatcGTTATATGCTAAAATGTACGTGTATACAGTACATGATACTAtgtttggggacacctggatggctcagtcggtttagtgtccatctcttgattttggctcaggtcatgatctctgagggtcatgagattgaaccccacatcgggctccatgggaGGTCTccttcacattctctctccttcttcctctgcccctcccttcactttctcacactctctctctaaaataaagaaataaaatcttttttaaaaatgatgctgCATTTggtatattgggttaaataaaatacattattgcaCTGTAAGTGGTTACCCACAACTGTGTAAAATAGGCAAATTGAGAAGTAATAGTGGTTTAAGAAGAAAACCTGGTTACGTTTTTAAGTTCTTCTCTCTtagaaatatacacaaaaatatatatggataaaAATATGACAGTTGAGATTTTCTTCAGAGTAATCTAGGGAGTAGATGACTCTAAGTTGAGGACTGTCAATAGTGCCTACATGGGGATTTGTTAgtcattttctgcttttgtgcATATTTGCAGTTTTCAAtaataaggcttttaaaaattgataaaacagaataaaattgcTTGATTATTTGGCATCTCTTAAAAACATGCCATCTGGTTTAAAGTACAGATAAGTCAAATTTCTAAGTAGGGAGTTACCTCAGgaactaataaatttattttgtgaagTCAGTTGATACTTTTACCCTGCTTTGCTGTCTTTGTGTGATGGTCTGATGCTCTAATAACCACGCTCCTGCTCCCCTGACACCCTCCCTCACCTCCATACACATAGGTGGTCAGGTGTCCCTTTCCTGGTGTCCTCTTAAGATGTATACTGTCAAATTTGTGGTTCAAGCATAGAAATGACTAGAACTTCAAGATACATGTTTTCACATAAACCTTCCTGGCTTCCTTTTGTATCTCTGCCcttgtgtgtctgttttttccaactaactttttaaatgttctgcTTACCCTATTTCTACCCTTTCCCCCAACTTGCATTTGCAGCCACTTTTATAACTTTGTCACGTTTCCTTCCAGAACTTTTTTgtataagcacataaaaagatatatatttctctccttttaaaggCAGATATAGTATACCATACAGGGTGTGCTTCTTGCTTTTCTCACTGAATATGTCTCTCCAAGATGTTTATAGAACAGATTCTTCACTACAGGTGCATAATTGTTCATTGTGTCAATGTATTGAAATGTAGTTAGCCCCGCCCTTACTGGTAGACATTTGGTTTTCCAACAGTTTGTATATTTTACTCTAAAATCCTGGGACTTGTCTATATCTTTCTCAGTAGGCTTAAATCCTGTTTTGGAATGGGGTTagctataaatttaaaaatcattagctTTGCAAAGACTTTTGCTAAGTAATTGCATTTAATGGGAATTGTTCATGTTCCAGGTTGCTCTTCTGTTATTAGAAAAAGAAGTATTAGATAAGAATGATATGGTTGAACTTTTGGGCCCCAGACCGTTTGTGGAAAAATCTACCTATGAAGAATTTGTAGAAGGCACTGGTAGCTTGGATGAGGATACTTCACTTCCAGAGGGCCTGAAGGACTGGAACAAAGAACGGGAAAAGGACAAAGAGGAGCCCCAGGATGAAAAAGTGGCCAACCAGATTCCAGATGGGAGACCGTTTTAGTTTGTGGTTTTGTGGTCAACTCTGGCTTTCTCAGAGGAATAAGGACACTGCAAAGTTGATCATAACCATCTGCTGACCGGGTTGAGATGGTGGGAAGAGGAGTCCTTAGTCCTCAGCCTCTGAAGTCACAGCCTGGGTGCAGGGTGACTTTCTGAAGGTCCAGGAGAATATGTGCCCGAGCCCATCAGGCTCTCAGACAGTGGCTGGGGAGCAAGGAGAAGGCACCCAGCACTGCTCCCTCCACTATCCGTGGTGCCAGCTGATGTGTGTCGGGGATCGACCATGTGTGGAGGCTTGCCAGTGTGGGAGAggtgtatttttctctttccatcacCCACTCTTCATTCCTGTTTCCCTTCAGAGTTTCCCCTCTGTGGATGAGCTGTGAAATTAAATTGGAGTCCTGATAAGAATATTTTGACTTAATACTTTAAAGATTGAATCCAGATCACATGTTGCTGTTTTAATGGAATGGTTTTCTACGGAGAGCTATAACATATctaaaaatatgaatgtattaTGTAAATATGGCTTCTTTACATCAAAAATAAAGTGTACTgtacttttttccttctgaattcaACAAAGGGTCGCAGTTTTATGCTTGGGgtcttttcttttagaaaccaTTATGGAAAGGAATTAAGTATTCTAACTGTGGAGAGAAGAATCCTTCAAAAGCTAGTCCTGCTGGTTCTTACCAGCACCCACAAAAGGCTTGGTAACTTCTAGAATTGTACATTCTGGAATGATGAACTCTGGATATAAAGAACGTTGATAGGAAGTCAGTACAAGAATCTGTGACAATGGCATCAGTTTACATCCTCACGAGGCTGGTGGTGACAAGATGTGGTCCTAGCATCTGGGTCTGGAAGACCTTGTGGGACCACGGCAGGTCTGGCAGGCTGTCTCAATCCATCACATGGATCTCAGTTATTTCAGCTTGCCTTGTGTGTTGATACAGTTAAGTATGTTGTGGGAACAACACAGACTTCAGACACAGATTCAGGTGGCATCCCTGGAACAGACAGTACTGGATAGACCGGGAGGGAGGTGTTATGGGGAGACTGCTGTGGCCCAGGAGCACTCCTCCAGGTGGCCCAGAGGTGCTGAGCTCTAGCTCACTGGACTACAGAACCATGTGAGGACACCGGTAACTCAGTGTGACGGGCACGGGGCCCTCCTCAGTTTCTGCTGCAGTCTCCACTGCTCTGTGCAGTGACCTACAGCTGTAACAGATCTACTGCCTCCCTTCCTCACAGGATGCTGTGGGAGGTGGTTCAGTGAAGAATTGTGTGAAGGCTGTATGATTCACCTGGCCATCAGGGTGTTCAGTGTTCTGTTCTCCACACAGACAATGAAGAGACTACTTCCTTGTACCACTGCAAGGAGAGGTGCCAGCATGTGCGGAGCTCTGATGGGCCTTGGCTGCGAGGCCTGTGTAGTCGAATGAAGTGGATGGTGCCAAACACGGGTCAGGTTTGATGCAGTAAAACAAAAGGGACCAAGCTGTACATGAGATGGTCAGATGGTAACTCACCTGCATTCCTAGTTCAAGCTTGTGGAGTCCTGGGAAGGCAATGGCCTGGAATAGCCACCACAGCCATCCACGGGTTTCCTGGTCTGCACCCGGAAGCCCACAGCACTGTGGTGAACATTGTTCATGTTGGCTCTTGCACGGAGCCTGACTCACACTGGGTGCTCACAGCActtgtcctttctctcttccaaGGTCAGTCAAACCTAGCATATTTCCAGGTTGGATGACGATGGTAAGATACTTACTTTTACTGTAGTTGCACCAAGGGTAGTTCCCCATTGTTGGGGATCCACTCGAAGATTTCTGTGGAAATAAAGCCTGTGCTCACCGCAGTTCAAGTCACACTGCCATGTTTAATGATTCCCTTTCTGTCTGCCCAAGTTTGGGGTTCAGCACAGCATAGATAATTACTTGGTGTAAGCCATGGCCAATCACTGAGCTCAGGCCTTCTGTCAGGTGGGGGAGCTCGGTTACCCTGTGTGATGACCCCAGATGGAAATGGTTCCAAATGACAGTCATTTCTTTCTCAATCCTTGTCCAACAAAGGTCAGAGGGGGCTGTGCAGTCACTGGGACCCAGATGGGGGAAACcatcagagagaggcagagttgaAGATCAAGCACTAGCCTTTAGAGACTTGGCACCTGGAAGTGACATTCTTTTGGCCAAAGTCATGTTCACAGCTAACTTCAAAGGAGCAGAAGGGAGAAATAAACCAGCAACACTGGTGAACAGCCGTGTGTGCTAATTACTAGTAGGACTAGCCTGGTCATGTCCTGTGGAGTTTGACTTTGTAAGACCTCTTACAGAGGTTGTGGCAAGTTAATAGAATCTGAAAAGTGATCTGTTTTATAGAAGATAGCCCTCCACCTCCGTGCTGAGCCGGAGCACACAGCTcccagagctggccctgccaGGTCCTCCCTTACCCATCAGGAGCTTGCACATCCCCCTTGCTTTGGCCGGAAGCCTGGAGCCTCTGGCAAAGGCTTTTTTCTGTAGCTCCTCTGGCAAAGCTTAGCGCAGCTGTTAGGGAAGGCTGGGACTAAGTAGCCCAGGATCAAAGATTCTGTGGGAGGTCTACGCGCTGGCTGCAAAATGGGGACGAGGGGCTTTTATCTGTGTGTGCGCTACTCTGATACTCAGGAGAATTCTGGTGCCACCCTGAAGGCCTGCAGTTCCAGGAAAGCCTTTCCTCTGAGTTCAATCACTGAGTGGCAGCGGCAGTTCACCCCAGGAAGACACAGGTACCCAAGGAACCATCGTAAGCACGCAAACAAATCTATCATGGAAacagctggaagaggcaaaggaagagTTTCAGTGTTTTATTATGAATAGGTTGTTTTAAAGTTCTATATTGCATTTTCAAAGTAAGGCAACACTGCACAGCTTCAGATCCCATCACAAAGGATGAAAAACACTGTTTCTAACCTCCTGGCTAACTCTCAGCAAGGCTGAACGCTTAACAGGGTGAGAGGTCAATCCATTTAGCCCTTCCCTGATGGCCCAATTGTCGTCTGGGGTCCTCCAGCAGGAAGTGTGTCATCTGAGGTTTCGACTGGGTAGGGCTGCCGATCTTccatgtccttccttccttccagaggaCCGACGGTGCGGTTTCGTTGCGCTGGTGAGGGGCCTCTACCCAGGCGTGTGGAGCAGAGCGCCTTGCAGGGGCCCTCGGGGTCACAGGCTCCGGAGTGGAGCCCGTGGGTCGTGGTCTGTGAGGCTGGGACGCTCCTCTACTCATTGATCTCCTCTTCGTCGTCTTCGAAGGCTTCTTCTCCATCGTTGGCCGTGGCGTCCTGGTACTGCTGGTACTCGGACACCAGGTCGTTCATGTTGCTCTCGGCCTCGGTGAACTCCATCTCGTCCATGCCCTCGCCCGTGAACCAGTGCAGGAAGGCCTTGCGCCGGAACATGGCGGAGAACTGCTCCGAGATGCGCTTGAACAGCTCCTGGATGGCCGTGCTGTTGCCGATGAAGGTGGCGGCCATCTTGAGGCCGCGCGGCGGGATGTCGCACACGGCCACCTTCACGTTGTTGGGGATCCACTCCACGAAGTAGCTGCTGTTCTTGTTCTGGATGGCCAGCATCTGCTCGTCCACCTCCTTCATGGACATGGGGCCGCGGAAGACGGCGGCCACCGTGAGGTAGCGGCCGTGGCGCGGGTCGCACGCGGCCATCATGTTCTTGGCGTCGAACATCTGCTGCGTGAGCTCGGGCACCGTGAGCGCGCGGTACTGCTGGCTGCCGCGGGCCGTGAGCGGCGCGAAGCCCGGCATGAAGAAGTGCAGGCGCGGGAAGGGCACCATGTTGACGGCCAGCTTGCGCAGGTCGGCGTTGAGCTGGCCCGGGAAGCGCAGCGACGTGGTGACGCCGCTCATGGTGGCCGACACCAGGTGGTTGAGGTCGCCGTAGGTGGGCGTGGTCAGCTTCAGGGTGCGGAAGCAGATGTCGTACAGGGCCTCGTTGTCGATGCAGTAGGTCTCGTCCGTGTTCTCCACCAGCTGGTGCACCGACAGCGTGGCGTTGTAGGGCTCCACCACCGTGTCCGACACCTTGGGCGACGGCATCACGCTGAAGGTGTTCATGATGCGGTCGGGGTACTCCTCGCGGATCTTGCTGATGAGCAGCGTGCCCATGCCCGAGCCCGTGCCGCCGCCCAGCGAGTGCGTCAGCTGGAAGCCCTGCAGGCAGTCGCAGTGCTCACACTCCTTCCGCACCACGTCCAGCACCGCGTCCACCAGCTCGGCGCCCTCCGTGTAGTGGCCCTTGGCCCAGTTGTTGCCTGCGCCCGTTTGTCCTGCGACAAAGCACACGACAGTGAGGCCTCGGTGGGTCGGCCCCGGGGGCGGAGCTCACCGCTATTCATGCTTCCGCTTATTTATCCGACGCGgaagagagaccacaagcagggggagacgCAGGCTCGCCACGCGGCAGCACCCGCTGAGCAgcccgaccccaggaccctgcgGGATCCGGGCCTGAGCTAAGGCGGGCGCTTAACCggcccagccacccaggcccctctgtTGTTTATACTTTTACGatggtgatgaaaaaaaaaacacatctttcAGCCCCAAACTCAATTCCGTGGAAGGCAGCACCGGAAACCACCTCAGTTGGCTCATTCTTCCCTTCTGGGTCTGGGAGAAATCAAAAGGTTTTGCCACCCGGACGTCCCAAGTGTTGCCTTTTACttaaggcacttttttttttttaatttttatttatttatgatagtcacacacacagaggcagagacacaggcagagggagaagcaggctccatgcaccgggagcccgacgtgggattcgatcccgggtctcgaggatcgcgccctgggccaaaggcgggcgccaaaccgctgcgccacccagggatcccttaaggcACTTTTCTTAATCCAATATACTTGGAAAGAGttgagaaatggaaatattaattcCAATGCAACTTTgccaatatgatttttaaaaatgtttttgccaATACgatttaattaaatgttttgaatatatttttactgGAAAGAATTTTTAGGATGAAGCTCAGCTTATCCGGGTTATAAAAAATACAAGCCATATACTCTAGTTGGCAAAGGCAGTCCTAATTATCAGAGAAGTCCTCTGAACTGAACTTACATTCCGTCAGAAAAACATGAGTTTTTCAATCCAAATCAATAGGTTAATACACATTTCaaggattattaaaaaaaacaaaacactgagaaCTAAATTCTAGAGCACAGTGTAGGGTAAATTATGAAAAGCAGTCAGGTCAATGCTCAGGGCTGACCTCCTCAAGCTTATGATGAACCTTCGTCTTCCCCCACCTCTATGCCTGGCTTTGCCCCTCTGATGGCGAGAGgtaatatttctatttaataataAACTATAAAGACAAGGCACtgctgtttctcattttttaaactggTATCAAGGCAATGTACTATATAGCCAAAATTATAAGTTATTTAAGAAGGAAGATGATTAAAAGGCATTGTGTTTATTTAGTAAATAGGGTATATCAaatctagttttaaaaagaatgtataggggcccctgggaggctcagtgggttaagcatctgtcttcagctcaggtcatgatcccaggatcaatggatcgagccccactttgggctccttcctcagtggggagcctgtttctccctctgcctctgcctctgcctgccactcctcctgcttatgcttgcactctcttcttctgtcagataaaacctttttaaaaaattcctttaaaatttttttaaaaataaaaagaatgtacaaataatttaaaaataaatttgttagcATCCCTATCACACACTTTCCCTATGTATTGAATCAAAAGGACCAGGATGCACCACAGGAGCCAGCAGGTGATCTGACTGTGTCAAGTggacataaaaaatgaaaggaagcagAGATGCCAGGCTGGTTTGTCCTGCTCAGAGCTAGGACAGTGCTGCAATCATACTGTATGGACCTCTCTCCACTCATTCCAAAGATGTTCACTCGATTTTTGTCTATACCCAGCTGGTGGCAACAACCCACAATCACCATCCAGAACCCAGCTTCTCTGCTCTAGGCAGGCAGGTCCATACCTGCCACCGGGCACACCAGTGGGAAGCTGAGCCAGAGAGCAGTGACCCCATCAGGCTGCCTTCCGGGAGTGGCCCAGTGCTACATCAGGGAAGACAAGCGGATGGGGGCCCTCTGACTGAGGTCTGGTGCTGGGCCCCCACATTTTGCCATGGACTGTGGGTGTGGCCTTACAGGGGCCTACTTTGGAGGAATGGGTCTTATCTCAAAGTCGCTTGAGTCTTCCACAGCATTTATCCGTGCTAAACACTGTGGGTGTTAGGTGGAAGtctgtaaaacaggaaaaataaccaaaatccTGTGATTCCTCagtaagtttaaaatatattgagggatccctgggtggcgcagcggtttggtgcctgcctttgccccagggcgcgatcccggatcgggctcccggtgcatagagcctgcttctccctctgcctgtgtctctgcctctctctctctctctctctctgtgtgtgtgactatcataaacaaaaaataaaaataaaaaaataaaaaaaataaatatattgactCCTAGCAACTCGTAACACATACAAAGGGATAACCTCCTTAAATATCTAAAGAAGTCctacaaatcagtaaggaaaacaATAACTTTTAGGAGAATGAGCAAAGGATATAAACACTCCACAGGGAAGGAAATTCAAATAACTTCAATATTTGATGCATTCCTTACAagagaaatgcacatcaaaacaaGGAGATTCAATTTCTCCCCTGTGAAACCGACAGAGCTCCGAAAGCTGGCGAACACctctggctggggctggggaggccccTCCATCCATGGGGCTGCGGGGGTGCACGGCAGGGACTAGCCTCTGTGGAGAACAACTTGGCAGATCAAAATCCGTTCCCTTAGGCTCAGCAATCTTACTTGTACAAATTTGCTGAGACAGGTCTATGGGCACATGTGGAAAGTGACGTATCCTTTGAGACCCATACGTGCTGAGACTGAGGAGAAGTTTGTAATAATagtgaagaaaaaaggaaacagtctAAATGTCTTTCAACAGAGGACTGGTTAAATCAATGCTTGTTTCTATCAAAGGAACAAGAGCAGCCATCAGCCCTAGTACTGGGATGGCAAGATTTTCAAAGTATATTGCTAAGGGAGGGACCCAAAATACTAAATGGTGTATGTTGTTGGCTGTGATCGTATGTGTGTCACAGAATGAGCACGGGAATCCCACAATGCcacctctgggggggggggggggtcttggcGGCCACCAACTTGGGGTTGGAATGAGACCAACTTTTCACTGTAGACCCTTTTGCTCCGTTTGAGTCCTGGGCCAAGTACATGTTTTACT
Protein-coding sequences here:
- the TUBB6 gene encoding tubulin beta-6 chain, with amino-acid sequence MREIVHIQAGQCGNQIGTKFWEVISDEHGIDPAGGYVGDSALQLERINVYYNESSSQKYVPRAALVDLEPGTMDSVRSGPFGQLFRPDNFIFGQTGAGNNWAKGHYTEGAELVDAVLDVVRKECEHCDCLQGFQLTHSLGGGTGSGMGTLLISKIREEYPDRIMNTFSVMPSPKVSDTVVEPYNATLSVHQLVENTDETYCIDNEALYDICFRTLKLTTPTYGDLNHLVSATMSGVTTSLRFPGQLNADLRKLAVNMVPFPRLHFFMPGFAPLTARGSQQYRALTVPELTQQMFDAKNMMAACDPRHGRYLTVAAVFRGPMSMKEVDEQMLAIQNKNSSYFVEWIPNNVKVAVCDIPPRGLKMAATFIGNSTAIQELFKRISEQFSAMFRRKAFLHWFTGEGMDEMEFTEAESNMNDLVSEYQQYQDATANDGEEAFEDDEEEINE